From Brassica rapa cultivar Chiifu-401-42 chromosome A06, CAAS_Brap_v3.01, whole genome shotgun sequence:
AATGTGAGattatcttatgtataagattgtTTTCATCACCATGTGCAGTTAGCGTAGTATGGTCAAGTTTCTAACTATTGTATTATTATGCAGCCGTGTGTGTGGAAACTCCCACGGGCTGATCAGGAAGTATGGTCTGAACTGCTGCAGACAGTGTTTCCGCAGCAATGCCAAGGAGATTGGATTCATCAAGGtaataaatttaatcatattCATCATCTCCACGATTTGATTTCTTTGCCTGATTTCTTATTCTGCTTTTGGTCTGTCGTTGCTGCAGTATCGTTAATGAAGCACCAGTTCTTGATTGATGCTTGTAATACGCAAAAATTATGGCGTCAATCAGTTGTCTCTGAAactgttttagttttttttttaatgtactTCAATTTTGTGGGGAGGTATCGAATAATTTGGTGGACCTTTCTAGATACCTATGTAATTTCTCTCAAAAGCttactagattctgacccgtcTGCACGGGTtgtttttataactttatattgttcTTAATATGAATGTGTTATCATACTATAGGAGTGGAATTTATATGTTAAGATTAGAGATTTAGATTTACAACAATACTTTACAAACCTATTACATATGTGGTTTAATAAAAGGAATTGTCTtatatttctaataatataactGACTTAGTTCCAATTAAATTGGTATGTCAAATAATGTTGTAAAGGAATATTCCGGTTGATCATATAAGAATATCGACTGGATTTGAAAGATTGATACGCTTGGGTTAATTTGATAGCTTGAAAACAGGGGCTGTTTTGGAGTGATTCTGATTTTTGTGTCATTTGATGGAGAGCTAATTGAgttttatgtctcaaaaatatcTCTTCAGTATTATATTTCTATTATAAACGGCAAAGGATCTCCACCAAAGAAAATTGTAATCAAGTCACGCTAAATtgtagtattttaaaaaaaaaatgtggagCTAACTAATATTAAGGAGGATACAAACCACGGAGGGGCGAAGCCAGTAAAGCGGTTGTGGGTGCACATAAGCCCATATTTTAATCAATATTTACAAGTTTTGTATGTAAAAGTCGTAAGTTCTAGCTAGCTAAAATGGTTAAATTCATCATGTGCACCCCTAATCATCCAAGATTTGACACCAACACTGCCTTTTATTTTGAGAATTTGCGTCCCATATACACCATCTTTTATCTATTTAGAAAACTAACTATATGTACTGTTCAtcattatttataaattgtatTGCCATTTCGATCCTTAAGTCTATTACCTACTTTGTATCTGACAATTCGATATATACAGATTTGATGTCCCCTACATGCATAGACTAAAGAAAAACCGATATTACCAATACCTATTTTTCGATGAAATATTCCATCCAAGCAAAGAAATTTCGTGTATGAATTATTGTAACCGTTCTACTGACCAATCGACGGGATTAATTGCAgcttttagaaatatatttgtaAGTTTCTGAATTCTCAATTTACCGGACAAAATTCAGTTTTCTTTACTCAAAGAATCATGGTTCGAGTTCGCCTGGTTGATTCACCCATTTCTTCCGAGTCATAAGATATGGTCGAGATGATCGAACTTCCTGACCGAATGTTTGCCGATGGTGAAGAACTAGTTGATGTACGAGTTCTTGCTTATCACCGTTCAAGTGGAATCCAGTCAATCCTAAGAGTTTTGTCAGACGACGAAATCCCGTTTATCAAAGGTTCTACCTTTGGCAAATTTATCGATCTCGCAGATAAACCAACATTCTCTGGGAGGTTTGCTCGATATATTCTTTCAAGACAACTAAAGGTAAACAAGGAGCACCAAGTTTGGTTTCGTTTCTCTGGAAATTCGATTAGATTTTCTTTAAAAGAATTCACTATTGTGACTGGCTTACCATGTGGGAAATATCCCAAAAAATCacagaaaaacaagaaagaacgAATGGAAGAAACTCCGTATTGACCTACTCTGTTTGGTGGTACTGACGTTGTTAGTGTTTCATCGGTGATTAGGATGTTACGAAAGAAAACAATGGTCGACAAAGAGATTAGAATTAAGTATGCCCTTCTTGCTCTGGTTTCGTCTGTTTTGATGCCGACaaatttgaaatctttttttttttgatcaaaataaaCTTGCATTGCTTAAAGGAAAGTTTACCCTCCACTAGGGAGGGATGAGTTTACATCTAAGAGAGCTGACTTTGCCACTAGGTCAGCCTCTACATTACCCAAACGAGAAATGTGAGAAAACGAGCACACCTTCAATCGGTTGCTAAAATAGTAAACATCAATGAGAATGTTGTTCAGCTCTGTTAAAGAGCTCTTGGCGTTGAGGATCTTAACCAGCGTCTGTGAGTCCGAAAAAACTCGAAGAGAGTCTGCGTTAGAAGTAAAGGCCTCCAGCACCGCCCTTCGAACCGCCAGCGCCTCAGCAACCAGCGCAGAACCAACATGTCTTCGTGACTCTCTGAATCCTTGGTGCCTCCTATGATCTTGTCCTTTGAAGACACCCGCAATACCACAATTCTGAGTGGTAGCATCCCAGGCTGCATCGACGAAACACACCAGCTTTTCATTCTCCACGCTTGGTGGCATCGGTAGATCGCTCGGTTGGTTACGTGCAGCTGAAGCAACCACTTCCTGCGCCGCTTCCCACTCCTTTGCGTCCTGAATAGCCAACCTAATTACTTCCTGGCCCGTGAGAGATCTATTTTCAAACACAAGCAGGTTTCGGGCCTTCCAGAGTCGCCACAGGATCCATGGCCACAGGGGGGTGGTGAGACCGGTTGGCGGAAGGGTAACATATTGGGCGCCAGTTTttaaaaggtaaaacaaagaAGGTATTGACACCTGAGGTTGTGGTGTGAGGGGAGCCAGCGTCCACACCTCCTGGGCAAGAGGGCACAAGAGGAAGGTGTGGAGGTCATCTTCTATCCCACAGCAGCGTTTACACGGAAAGGCCGGTAAGCCTCGCGTCTCCAAGTTAGCACTAACCGGGATCGCTTTCTTCGCCACTCGCCAGAGAAAGTCCTTAATCTTCGGGGAGACCTTGAGGGACCAGATGCACTTTTGCCATTCCAGAGGCTGTTCCCTCTGTTCGGACTTTGTAGTACAGGCGAGGTTGTACCCTGACTTCGTAGTATACTCCCCTGACTTCTCGTACAGCCACACCCGCCTGTCATGGTGCGAAACTGAACTAGTCATAAGAGTGTGGATGTGGGCCTCATACTGAGGAATATGGAGTTGAATGGCCTCTGTTTGCCAAGTATTTGTGAGCGGACAAAGGAGGTCCGAAACTTTAAGCAGCGCCGAAGCCTCTGTTGGTGGGCCAATCGGAGTCAATGGAGAAGCTAGCGACAGCCAGGGTTCACTCCAAACATAGATTGCCTCTCCGTTGCCTACCTCCCAGCCAGTTCCTTGTTTAAGAATTTCCCGACCTGCGAGTATACTCCGCCATCCATGCGAAGCGTTAGAAGGCGCTAGACAGTCCCAAAAGGTTTCATGTTTACAATACTTTCCCAGTAAAACTTGCGCAACCAGGGATGTCGGGTTTCGTGTGAT
This genomic window contains:
- the LOC103848046 gene encoding 40S ribosomal protein S29; its protein translation is MGHDNVWNSHPKKYGPGSRTCRVCGNSHGLIRKYGLNCCRQCFRSNAKEIGFIKYR